A stretch of Bifidobacterium sp. ESL0704 DNA encodes these proteins:
- a CDS encoding LacI family DNA-binding transcriptional regulator, translating to MKATRNGGKVGKTGEQHVVTMREVAASAGVSIKTVSNVVNDYQFVSDTTRKKVNKAIDELGYVVNVSARNLRRGQTGVISLIIPDLQLPYFAQLSSLVIGEAKKLGLQVIVEPTLYSREGEIEALHGRRLSMLDGVIFSPLELGQDDAEQLAVDYPLVLIGERIFTDSVDHIATENVEGAKRATSYLIQTGCRRIAVLGVHPGEKVGSAGLRFQGYKEALEENGIDFDERLVAPAGMWHRVDGVDAMNHMLDSGVKLDGVVALNDMLASGAMHAIQMRGLRIPDDVSVIGFDNSDDSQYLSPPLTSIAPGLEAVARLSVRVLKNRIDGISPLGAVDGGTIFRKVSSTLVVRDSTHRKA from the coding sequence ATGAAAGCTACTCGAAATGGCGGCAAAGTGGGTAAAACCGGCGAACAACATGTTGTTACGATGCGTGAGGTGGCTGCGTCCGCCGGCGTCTCGATCAAAACCGTTTCCAACGTTGTCAATGACTACCAGTTCGTTTCGGATACCACACGTAAAAAGGTCAACAAGGCCATTGACGAACTGGGGTATGTGGTCAACGTCTCGGCACGCAACCTGCGGCGCGGGCAGACCGGCGTTATCTCGCTGATCATCCCCGATCTGCAACTGCCGTATTTTGCCCAGCTCTCCTCGCTGGTCATCGGCGAGGCCAAGAAGCTGGGGCTGCAGGTCATTGTGGAGCCGACGCTTTATTCGCGTGAAGGCGAGATCGAAGCGTTGCACGGCAGGCGGCTTTCCATGCTCGACGGCGTGATTTTCAGCCCCTTGGAGCTCGGGCAGGACGATGCCGAACAGCTCGCCGTCGATTATCCGCTCGTGCTCATCGGAGAGCGGATCTTCACCGATTCGGTGGATCATATCGCCACTGAGAACGTCGAGGGCGCCAAACGCGCCACGTCCTATCTCATCCAGACCGGATGCCGCAGGATCGCGGTACTGGGTGTGCATCCCGGGGAGAAGGTTGGCTCCGCGGGCCTGCGTTTCCAAGGATACAAGGAAGCGTTGGAAGAGAACGGCATTGACTTTGACGAGCGTTTGGTGGCGCCGGCGGGGATGTGGCATCGTGTCGATGGGGTGGATGCGATGAACCACATGCTCGATAGCGGTGTCAAACTGGACGGTGTGGTCGCCTTGAACGACATGCTCGCCTCGGGTGCCATGCATGCCATTCAGATGCGTGGCCTGAGGATTCCCGATGACGTGTCGGTGATCGGGTTCGACAATTCCGACGATTCCCAGTACCTTTCACCGCCTTTGACCTCGATTGCGCCCGGTCTCGAGGCCGTCGCCCGTCTGTCCGTGCGGGTCCTGAAAAATCGCATCGATGGCATCAGCCCGCTGGGCGCTGTCGATGGCGGCACCATTTTCCGTAAGGTTTCATCCACGTTGGTTGTCCGAGACTCCACGCATCGTAAGGCATAG
- a CDS encoding sugar ABC transporter permease, with translation MNRAVARNGGDATAKENRKALSRRNFLKGIAFVAPALIILAIFVFYPAVQTFLTSLTTDRINSKGMFVGFRNYVKLFGNADFRTDVINTLVYAVLYAPIVVIVALLFALLLNRKDLKFVGFFRTFMFLPYVISMTVAAIAWDFILSPSLGLVPYWVGKITGIQHMDLLGTSSTAMITIVLITVWKNFGYFMVIFLAGLQGISQELYEAAALDGVNAWQKFRYITVPALRPTFVYIMIFGLIGSFQVFDQVFIMTSGGPDRATETIVYRIYTEAFGNGKLGYASALSYVLLIMTLIVGLCVLINNARHEKEEIA, from the coding sequence ATGAACAGAGCAGTCGCCCGCAATGGCGGGGATGCGACGGCGAAAGAGAACAGAAAAGCGCTCTCACGCCGTAACTTCCTCAAGGGCATCGCATTTGTCGCCCCAGCGCTAATCATTCTTGCAATATTCGTCTTTTATCCGGCGGTGCAGACGTTCCTGACGTCGTTGACCACCGACCGTATCAATTCCAAGGGCATGTTCGTCGGGTTCCGCAACTACGTCAAGTTGTTCGGCAATGCCGATTTCCGCACGGACGTCATCAACACCTTGGTCTACGCAGTGCTTTACGCCCCCATCGTGGTGATCGTGGCGCTGCTCTTCGCGTTGTTGCTCAATCGTAAGGATCTGAAGTTCGTCGGTTTCTTCCGCACCTTCATGTTCCTGCCCTATGTCATCTCGATGACCGTCGCGGCCATCGCATGGGACTTCATCCTTTCGCCGTCGCTCGGCTTGGTGCCGTATTGGGTCGGCAAGATCACCGGCATCCAGCACATGGATCTGCTCGGTACGAGTTCCACGGCCATGATCACCATCGTGCTCATCACCGTCTGGAAGAACTTCGGTTACTTTATGGTCATCTTCCTCGCCGGCCTGCAAGGCATCTCGCAGGAGCTGTATGAAGCTGCAGCGCTCGACGGCGTGAACGCGTGGCAGAAGTTCCGCTATATCACGGTTCCGGCATTGCGTCCGACGTTCGTCTACATCATGATCTTCGGTCTCATCGGTTCCTTCCAGGTCTTCGATCAGGTCTTCATCATGACCTCCGGCGGCCCTGACCGCGCCACCGAGACCATCGTCTACCGTATCTACACCGAAGCGTTCGGCAACGGCAAGCTCGGCTATGCGTCCGCACTGTCGTACGTACTGCTCATCATGACGCTCATCGTCGGGTTGTGCGTGCTGATCAACAACGCCCGTCATGAGAAGGAGGAAATCGCATGA
- a CDS encoding extracellular solute-binding protein translates to MKIKKTLVAAVAMAMVAGLGLAGCGSSSNAKTEKTADGKVKITMWHGFSEADGKTLEKIVKNFNKSQNKYEIDAQLQPWSTIGETMVTKITSGDGPDIVTTGADNGQGWSIDGTFQCVTDFYNDAKYDTKNYIPNVVKQITFNVNGKTEKCGVPMGYAPTAVWYNTKMWKAAGLTENDYPKTWDQLLETAKKLTIPGKQYGMALSDSGWAPFLKGNGSGIYTTKGKVSINTPENKAFLEKMRDFYKGGYSLKGMDDTKARESFESGQSAMVIVGPWEDQAATDKHIEHDLFPVPDGNGTYVYPDGSKGSNTGSTGLYWWVTSQVKDSPKKQGIYDFMKYYNSKENQIMWSLGSAYPPNNTLVKDTDLAKRPLIAKIAKNTNHSYIGIAGLKGGFGDISASVDALTNNTARKDTDISQLLNTAQGKIKGYLDEYAED, encoded by the coding sequence ATGAAAATCAAGAAGACCCTTGTAGCGGCTGTCGCCATGGCGATGGTTGCCGGTCTCGGGCTTGCGGGTTGCGGTTCTTCAAGCAACGCCAAGACTGAGAAAACGGCCGACGGTAAGGTGAAGATCACCATGTGGCACGGCTTCTCCGAAGCCGACGGCAAGACTCTTGAGAAGATCGTCAAGAACTTCAACAAGTCGCAGAACAAGTATGAAATCGATGCCCAGCTGCAGCCTTGGAGCACCATCGGCGAGACGATGGTCACCAAGATCACCTCCGGCGACGGCCCCGACATCGTGACCACCGGCGCCGACAACGGCCAGGGCTGGTCCATCGATGGCACGTTCCAGTGCGTCACCGATTTCTACAATGATGCGAAGTACGACACGAAGAACTACATTCCGAACGTCGTCAAGCAGATCACCTTCAATGTCAACGGCAAGACCGAGAAGTGCGGCGTCCCGATGGGCTACGCACCGACCGCCGTCTGGTACAACACCAAGATGTGGAAGGCCGCTGGACTGACCGAGAACGATTACCCGAAGACTTGGGATCAGCTGCTGGAGACCGCCAAGAAGCTGACCATTCCGGGCAAGCAGTATGGCATGGCGCTTTCCGATTCCGGCTGGGCCCCGTTCCTGAAGGGCAACGGCTCCGGTATCTACACCACCAAGGGCAAGGTCTCCATCAACACTCCTGAGAACAAGGCGTTCCTCGAGAAGATGCGCGACTTCTACAAGGGCGGCTACAGCCTCAAGGGCATGGATGACACGAAGGCCCGTGAGTCCTTCGAGTCCGGCCAGTCCGCGATGGTCATCGTCGGACCTTGGGAAGACCAGGCCGCGACCGACAAGCACATCGAACATGATCTGTTCCCGGTTCCTGATGGCAATGGCACCTATGTCTATCCTGATGGCTCCAAGGGCTCCAACACCGGTTCCACCGGTCTGTATTGGTGGGTGACCTCGCAGGTCAAGGATTCCCCGAAGAAGCAGGGCATCTATGACTTCATGAAGTACTACAACAGCAAGGAAAACCAGATTATGTGGTCGCTCGGCTCGGCTTATCCGCCGAACAACACGCTGGTCAAGGATACTGACCTTGCCAAGCGTCCGCTCATCGCCAAGATCGCGAAGAACACGAACCACTCCTACATCGGCATTGCCGGCCTCAAGGGCGGCTTCGGCGACATCTCCGCTTCGGTCGATGCGCTGACCAACAACACGGCCCGCAAGGACACCGACATCTCCCAGCTGCTCAACACGGCTCAGGGCAAGATCAAGGGTTACCTCGACGAGTACGCCGAGGACTGA
- a CDS encoding carbohydrate ABC transporter permease, with the protein MSNATETPVSGLSLSAEAMVRNEKANAENARLRKKARFRRRFGLFWSYVALALITFLMIFPLLVVVLVSFTPNDITETWPPKLIPSAFTLANYTSLFQRLPIGREMINAAVFACAVTVFSVFFDSLAAYGLSRIDFKGRTVLLDILIATMMIPAMALLIPVYKLLANMGLVNSYWGIIIPRMADVGGIFLLRQFFISIPKDLDNAARIDGAGELRIFFQIILPNSVPALLTITMFNLMGNWNDLLWPLIMTSRPETRTITVGLAMLTGHGSSVTPYGVVMAGALISALPLVVVFFFIQKRFVEGIAMTGMK; encoded by the coding sequence ATGAGTAACGCAACTGAGACTCCTGTTTCCGGACTTTCGCTGTCCGCTGAGGCAATGGTTCGCAATGAAAAGGCCAATGCCGAAAACGCACGTCTACGCAAGAAGGCAAGGTTCCGTCGCCGTTTCGGCCTCTTCTGGAGCTATGTGGCGCTGGCGCTGATCACCTTCCTGATGATCTTCCCGCTGCTGGTCGTGGTGCTGGTTTCCTTCACGCCGAATGACATCACCGAGACCTGGCCGCCGAAGCTCATTCCGAGCGCGTTCACCTTGGCCAATTACACATCACTGTTCCAGAGGCTCCCGATCGGGCGGGAAATGATCAACGCGGCGGTCTTCGCCTGCGCCGTCACCGTCTTCTCGGTCTTCTTCGACTCGTTGGCCGCCTATGGCCTGTCGCGTATCGATTTCAAGGGGCGCACGGTGCTGCTCGATATCCTTATCGCCACGATGATGATTCCTGCCATGGCGCTGCTGATCCCGGTATACAAGCTGCTTGCCAACATGGGCTTGGTCAATAGCTACTGGGGCATCATCATTCCGCGTATGGCCGATGTGGGAGGCATCTTCCTGCTGCGCCAGTTCTTCATCTCCATTCCGAAGGATCTTGACAACGCGGCTCGTATCGATGGCGCGGGCGAACTGCGTATCTTCTTCCAGATCATCCTGCCGAACTCGGTGCCGGCCCTGCTGACCATCACCATGTTCAACCTGATGGGCAACTGGAACGACCTGCTTTGGCCTTTGATCATGACTTCGCGTCCTGAGACCCGTACGATCACCGTCGGCCTCGCCATGCTGACCGGCCACGGTTCGTCCGTGACCCCGTATGGTGTCGTGATGGCAGGTGCTTTGATTTCGGCGCTGCCGCTGGTCGTCGTGTTCTTCTTCATCCAGAAGAGGTTCGTCGAAGGCATCGCCATGACAGGTATGAAGTAA
- a CDS encoding family 43 glycosylhydrolase: protein MQDKMSDSHRYSLLCYTRKPTGREHANNADVALSMHLALRSPVTGRWEPLNGNYGIFFAAGVPRAGVPQAARGAATASRRFRPEAGPVGYVPSGAVKLDALMPDVDITLKSLVDPYLFRWSDAGYGIAATRTARGGAADGSERCSFLLARSPDLLNYEQLGMVTLDTDEGVHRPQVAALADAGGYAISWYDDGGRWRTAHVGDLLDALDGVVAVDEAVSVGGVGGLQDEGGCEKAGYQGGQAGSVDIADCVPGNVIDIDVDDAIALSDRFGRIYNTGVACPALTFVPAEGKVYGGTRTHEDGLQEESAGVCVDGHVRKAAPDAERRSREALPPSSSDALDDALQQFRRQTVDLLYSDGSDSTRKVDWDEAQLAQFRRNALAGNFKPGQVVTIDGVVRQQTYPVPFARERADPSVFPYDFNGERLFLFIATDDTDGNCIDPNGGQTHMPLRVGRTIAELSDAAGGREREIDLLKRGDRNSEGREMTGCFWAPELHIIGGRLSILFMPCFDGPERKADGTVNDRAGKPDMWTGSCHIMQLGQDGDGRDLDPREPANWDAPRPIRGPQGEELNPVQGISLDMTVFADSGRWYYAWQQIGSVWIASFDPADPTRLTSSPRQIVVPEFAWDNAIAEGPNVVEHDGTLWLIYSGSLVGIDYTTGLATAPAGVGADLLDPQTWNKLGCPLQKSGIYNNEWQLGTGHGMWSADEDGNPLYVFHAAEYANGRYGGRDAQVRRVHWGVDGMPILDMQKSEELDDASTCISMKITVA, encoded by the coding sequence ATGCAGGACAAAATGTCTGATTCGCATCGTTATTCGTTGCTTTGCTATACCAGAAAACCGACCGGCCGCGAACACGCCAACAATGCGGACGTCGCGTTGAGCATGCATCTCGCCCTGCGCTCACCGGTCACCGGCAGGTGGGAGCCGCTTAATGGCAACTACGGCATTTTCTTCGCTGCCGGGGTGCCTCGTGCGGGAGTGCCGCAGGCGGCGAGAGGCGCGGCCACCGCCTCACGCCGTTTTCGTCCGGAGGCAGGCCCCGTCGGCTACGTGCCCAGCGGTGCCGTAAAACTTGACGCGTTGATGCCGGATGTCGACATCACGCTCAAAAGCCTTGTGGACCCATATCTGTTCCGTTGGTCGGATGCGGGCTATGGCATTGCCGCCACGCGTACCGCCCGTGGTGGTGCAGCCGATGGATCTGAACGGTGTTCGTTCCTGCTGGCCCGAAGCCCGGATCTGCTGAATTATGAGCAGCTGGGCATGGTGACGTTGGACACCGACGAGGGCGTGCATCGCCCGCAGGTGGCTGCGCTCGCCGATGCTGGCGGGTATGCGATTTCCTGGTATGACGATGGCGGGCGATGGCGTACGGCGCATGTCGGCGATCTCTTGGATGCGCTCGACGGAGTGGTCGCGGTGGATGAGGCCGTGTCTGTCGGTGGCGTTGGCGGGCTTCAGGATGAAGGTGGTTGCGAGAAGGCCGGTTACCAGGGCGGGCAGGCCGGATCGGTCGATATTGCGGACTGTGTGCCCGGCAATGTCATCGACATCGATGTGGACGATGCCATTGCCCTGTCCGACCGGTTCGGACGCATCTACAACACCGGCGTCGCCTGCCCCGCTCTGACGTTCGTACCTGCCGAAGGCAAGGTGTACGGCGGAACCCGTACGCATGAAGATGGTCTGCAGGAGGAATCGGCCGGAGTCTGTGTCGATGGACATGTGCGCAAGGCGGCGCCGGATGCCGAACGCCGAAGCCGTGAAGCGTTGCCGCCTTCCTCTTCCGATGCCCTCGACGATGCCTTGCAACAGTTCAGGCGCCAGACCGTCGATTTGCTGTACTCCGACGGCTCGGATTCGACGCGCAAGGTCGATTGGGACGAGGCGCAGCTTGCGCAATTCAGGCGCAATGCGCTCGCCGGCAATTTCAAGCCGGGTCAAGTGGTGACGATCGACGGTGTGGTGCGACAGCAGACCTACCCTGTCCCCTTCGCTCGCGAACGTGCCGACCCGTCGGTGTTCCCCTATGATTTCAACGGCGAACGGCTGTTCCTGTTCATCGCCACCGACGATACCGATGGCAACTGCATCGACCCGAACGGCGGGCAGACCCACATGCCGCTGCGTGTGGGCCGCACCATTGCCGAGCTTTCTGATGCCGCGGGCGGACGAGAGCGGGAGATCGACCTTTTGAAACGCGGCGATCGCAACAGCGAGGGACGTGAGATGACCGGCTGTTTCTGGGCCCCTGAGCTGCACATCATCGGCGGCAGGCTCTCGATTCTGTTCATGCCGTGTTTCGACGGTCCTGAACGCAAGGCGGACGGGACGGTCAACGATCGGGCCGGCAAGCCGGATATGTGGACCGGAAGCTGCCATATCATGCAGCTTGGCCAGGATGGTGACGGCCGTGATCTCGATCCACGTGAACCCGCCAACTGGGATGCGCCGCGGCCGATCCGCGGACCACAAGGCGAGGAGCTGAATCCGGTGCAGGGCATCAGCCTTGATATGACGGTCTTTGCCGATTCCGGTCGTTGGTACTACGCCTGGCAGCAGATCGGCAGTGTCTGGATAGCCTCGTTCGATCCGGCCGATCCCACGCGTCTGACCAGTTCGCCGAGGCAGATCGTCGTCCCTGAATTCGCTTGGGACAACGCCATTGCCGAGGGTCCCAACGTCGTGGAGCACGATGGCACGCTCTGGCTCATCTATTCCGGTTCATTGGTCGGCATCGACTACACCACCGGTTTGGCCACCGCCCCCGCCGGTGTCGGAGCCGATCTGCTTGATCCGCAGACATGGAACAAGCTCGGCTGCCCGCTTCAGAAGTCGGGAATATATAATAATGAATGGCAATTGGGAACCGGACATGGCATGTGGTCGGCTGACGAGGACGGCAATCCGCTCTACGTTTTCCATGCCGCGGAATACGCCAACGGCCGATATGGCGGCCGGGATGCGCAGGTGCGACGTGTACACTGGGGCGTGGATGGTATGCCGATACTCGACATGCAGAAAAGCGAGGAACTCGATGACGCCTCGACGTGTATATCGATGAAAATTACCGTGGCGTAG
- a CDS encoding family 43 glycosylhydrolase produces MVVYDNPLVLQRADPWVLKWDGVYYFTGSHPRYATIGIRKSKTIAGLQKAEESVIWHKHESGPMSKYIWAPELHRINGAWYIYFAAAEVDFDAADLPTHRMYVLESKADDPTADEWAEKGRIVTPVDSFSLDATTEVIDGVQYLIWAQKDPQIPGNSNLYIARMKNPWTLDSAPVMLSRPEYDWECVDFLVNEGPAVLLHGDKVYITYSASGTGVPYAVGLLTADRGSDLLDPSSWSKASEPVFKTCEANGQYGPGHNCFTKSEDDAEDLMIYHARNYTHITGDPLFDPNRHARVGVVRWTEEGPDFGEPQPDTLWTPTTTEILPDDGGPLAGTPVSGE; encoded by the coding sequence ATGGTAGTTTACGACAATCCATTGGTGCTCCAGCGTGCCGATCCTTGGGTGCTGAAGTGGGATGGCGTCTATTATTTCACTGGTTCCCATCCGCGTTACGCCACTATCGGCATCCGCAAGTCCAAGACGATTGCAGGGTTGCAGAAGGCTGAGGAATCCGTCATCTGGCACAAGCATGAAAGCGGTCCGATGAGCAAGTACATCTGGGCTCCGGAGCTGCATCGCATCAATGGCGCCTGGTACATCTATTTCGCGGCCGCCGAGGTGGATTTCGATGCCGCCGATCTGCCGACACACCGTATGTATGTGTTGGAGAGCAAGGCCGATGATCCCACCGCCGACGAGTGGGCGGAAAAGGGTCGGATTGTCACCCCCGTCGATTCGTTCTCGCTGGATGCCACCACCGAGGTCATCGATGGCGTGCAATATCTGATTTGGGCGCAGAAGGATCCGCAGATTCCAGGCAATTCCAACCTGTACATCGCCCGGATGAAGAATCCGTGGACGCTTGACAGCGCCCCGGTGATGCTGAGCCGTCCCGAATACGACTGGGAATGCGTCGATTTCCTCGTCAACGAGGGGCCGGCGGTCCTGCTGCACGGCGACAAGGTCTACATCACCTATTCGGCATCGGGCACGGGCGTGCCTTATGCGGTGGGTCTGCTCACCGCGGATCGCGGCAGCGACCTGCTCGATCCGTCGTCTTGGAGCAAGGCCAGCGAGCCGGTGTTCAAGACCTGCGAGGCCAATGGGCAATACGGCCCTGGCCACAACTGCTTCACCAAGTCCGAGGACGACGCCGAAGACCTGATGATTTACCATGCCCGTAACTACACCCACATCACCGGCGATCCGCTGTTCGATCCGAACCGTCATGCGCGTGTCGGCGTGGTGCGTTGGACCGAGGAAGGCCCCGATTTCGGCGAGCCTCAGCCCGATACGCTCTGGACGCCGACGACTACAGAAATTCTTCCCGATGACGGAGGTCCGCTCGCGGGCACCCCGGTCTCTGGGGAATAA
- a CDS encoding family 43 glycosylhydrolase → MVTRMSERAGRCCALLAAASMLVGMVGVTSANAGPVKSVTRDGRSTVETRSDPQKIVDYNFSDAANGASSVNNAVSGSALGAATITKDGAAPTGGTFNDKSLAMDGNYYVKLPDNILKGHNSATVSTVVKNDQFNSSGAQWTYLWSLGSTGQSGKGSWTASTHTSLYASVTSKGNGDGETFFSAGENLSMDKFQTLTSTIDGSTKTAKLYINGREVGSSKITADISKFADQTNDVIGQSRYPGVGDAFFHGAVRSFTVYDGAMTPRQIAKTLPSEGVDDLLGSEASALKVPQTANADFTLPTSTADASITWSSDNGAIAVNNATGKAKVTLPAQDTTVNLTATLTPAAGMASPSKTVTKSFQVLVPKVLNDAQFRQKVADSVSLGENVDANNVRGDLLLPSTMSISAYDFTGNVTWKSSNTKLVSIADNASKVSAQDMSDASDAGSYEAKVTRPDCGGAQKVELTATVSEATTRMLSTPVTKTFTLAIQPLSAGNDTTHVRVTSHDPSIVKANGKYYIFGSHRAFAKSTDLQHWQYFSNNLVTNYHQVLDPIFNEWSKQDSNPDVTGNMWAPEVIWNKTMHKWCMYLSVNGDNFRSVIVLLTADDIEGDWTYVGPVVYSGFRESTKQLTDVPRVLGEHADLSRYLSPTDTEINAIDASVKYDGNDMWMAFGSWFGGIWMLKLDPATGLRDYNTTYQTKANVSDAYYGHKLAGGYGNSGEGTALAKADGYWHLMLSYGGLTQTGGYQMREFRSKSITGPYLDQNGNAAVYTQKVSDDKAFNRGLRILSSYDQPGSENVKTSQGGNAIVTDSDGSVYNVYHTRFVRTEGNLEEHQVRVQPMVSSDGWLVMAPFEKSGEVTSDASYTASALAGTYNFVVHNPVSFYAGGGLTSQAIYHAVPVTLNADGSLSGTGIAGTWQVKGRKVTLNVTSAPEATKLHGSYSATVGYQTDETGHDVVFFSGLGGDVFTDNGPDATVRGGKAAFWGVRQLPQGRGIATAEVPCSTNPGDGTQPIDNTVTPNDKQPGDKNQGNKQQQKNNVKADGAKKLVKTGAVVGSLPLFTVVVALAAAMLSVLAASRRKN, encoded by the coding sequence ATGGTGACACGAATGTCGGAAAGGGCCGGCAGATGTTGCGCGTTACTCGCGGCTGCATCGATGCTGGTGGGCATGGTCGGTGTGACCAGTGCCAATGCTGGCCCTGTCAAGTCGGTGACCAGAGATGGGCGCTCGACAGTAGAGACGAGAAGCGATCCGCAGAAAATCGTGGATTATAATTTTTCTGACGCGGCCAACGGCGCGTCTTCGGTCAACAACGCGGTGTCCGGCTCCGCACTCGGCGCGGCGACGATTACCAAAGACGGCGCTGCACCTACGGGCGGCACGTTCAACGACAAGTCCTTGGCGATGGACGGCAACTACTATGTGAAGCTGCCTGACAACATCCTCAAGGGCCACAACTCCGCCACCGTCTCCACCGTGGTGAAGAACGACCAATTCAACAGCAGCGGGGCTCAATGGACCTATCTGTGGTCGCTGGGCAGCACCGGACAGTCAGGCAAGGGCTCGTGGACCGCCTCGACGCATACTTCGCTCTATGCCTCGGTCACTTCGAAGGGCAATGGTGACGGTGAAACGTTCTTCTCCGCCGGCGAAAACCTTTCAATGGATAAGTTCCAGACGTTGACTTCAACAATCGACGGCAGCACGAAGACCGCCAAGCTCTATATCAACGGCCGTGAGGTCGGTTCTTCGAAGATCACCGCCGATATCTCCAAGTTCGCCGACCAGACCAACGACGTTATCGGCCAGTCGCGTTACCCTGGTGTGGGCGATGCGTTCTTCCATGGCGCGGTGCGTTCGTTCACCGTCTATGACGGCGCGATGACCCCGCGGCAGATTGCGAAGACCCTGCCGAGCGAAGGCGTCGATGATCTGCTTGGCAGCGAGGCCTCGGCGCTCAAGGTGCCGCAGACCGCCAATGCCGATTTCACGCTGCCGACATCCACGGCAGACGCTTCGATCACCTGGAGCTCGGACAACGGCGCCATCGCGGTCAACAATGCGACCGGCAAGGCGAAGGTTACCTTGCCCGCCCAAGATACAACGGTCAATCTGACTGCCACCCTCACGCCCGCCGCAGGTATGGCGTCCCCGTCGAAAACGGTGACGAAGTCCTTCCAGGTGTTGGTGCCCAAGGTGCTCAATGACGCACAGTTCCGTCAGAAGGTTGCCGACAGCGTGTCGCTGGGCGAGAACGTGGATGCCAACAACGTCCGTGGCGACTTGCTGCTGCCTTCGACGATGAGCATCTCCGCCTATGACTTCACCGGCAATGTCACGTGGAAATCTTCGAATACCAAGTTGGTGTCCATTGCCGACAATGCATCCAAGGTGTCTGCTCAGGATATGAGCGATGCCAGCGATGCTGGAAGCTATGAAGCCAAGGTCACCCGTCCGGATTGCGGCGGCGCCCAGAAGGTCGAGTTGACCGCTACGGTCTCCGAGGCGACGACACGTATGCTGAGCACGCCGGTCACTAAGACATTCACCCTGGCGATTCAGCCGCTGTCTGCCGGCAACGACACGACCCATGTCCGCGTGACCTCGCATGATCCCTCGATCGTCAAGGCCAACGGCAAGTACTACATTTTCGGTTCGCACCGCGCGTTCGCCAAGAGCACCGATCTGCAGCACTGGCAGTATTTCAGCAACAACCTCGTGACGAATTATCATCAGGTGCTCGACCCGATCTTCAACGAGTGGTCGAAGCAGGATTCGAATCCGGACGTGACTGGCAACATGTGGGCTCCTGAGGTCATCTGGAACAAGACCATGCACAAGTGGTGCATGTATCTCTCGGTTAACGGCGATAATTTCAGGTCCGTGATTGTGCTGCTTACCGCCGATGACATCGAGGGCGACTGGACCTATGTGGGACCCGTCGTTTATTCCGGTTTCCGCGAGTCGACGAAACAGCTCACCGATGTGCCCCGTGTGCTTGGTGAACATGCCGATCTTAGCCGCTATCTGTCACCCACCGATACCGAGATCAACGCCATCGATGCCAGCGTGAAATATGATGGCAACGATATGTGGATGGCGTTCGGCTCGTGGTTCGGCGGCATCTGGATGCTCAAGCTCGATCCGGCTACCGGTCTGCGTGACTACAACACGACCTACCAGACCAAGGCCAACGTCTCCGATGCCTATTATGGCCACAAACTGGCCGGCGGCTACGGTAATTCGGGAGAAGGCACGGCGCTGGCCAAGGCCGACGGTTACTGGCACCTCATGCTTTCCTACGGCGGTCTGACGCAGACTGGCGGTTATCAGATGCGCGAGTTCCGTTCGAAGTCCATCACCGGACCGTATCTCGACCAGAACGGCAATGCCGCGGTCTACACGCAGAAGGTTTCTGACGACAAGGCCTTCAACCGTGGTCTGCGCATCCTGAGCTCCTACGACCAGCCGGGCAGCGAGAACGTCAAGACCTCGCAGGGCGGCAACGCCATCGTCACCGATTCCGACGGATCCGTCTACAACGTGTACCACACCCGCTTCGTGCGTACCGAAGGCAATCTCGAAGAGCACCAGGTGCGCGTGCAGCCGATGGTCTCCTCCGACGGATGGCTGGTCATGGCGCCGTTCGAGAAGTCCGGCGAGGTAACGAGCGATGCGTCGTATACGGCTTCCGCGTTGGCGGGAACCTACAACTTCGTGGTGCATAACCCGGTGTCGTTCTACGCTGGCGGCGGGTTGACGAGCCAGGCCATCTACCACGCGGTGCCGGTGACGCTCAACGCCGATGGCTCGCTGTCCGGCACCGGCATCGCCGGCACTTGGCAGGTCAAGGGTCGCAAGGTGACGCTCAACGTCACCTCCGCTCCCGAGGCCACCAAGCTGCACGGTTCGTATTCGGCTACGGTGGGCTATCAGACCGATGAGACCGGCCATGATGTTGTCTTCTTCTCGGGTCTCGGCGGCGATGTGTTCACCGACAACGGCCCGGACGCGACGGTTCGTGGCGGCAAGGCCGCGTTCTGGGGTGTCAGGCAGTTGCCGCAAGGCCGTGGCATCGCCACTGCCGAAGTGCCTTGCTCGACGAATCCCGGCGACGGGACACAGCCTATTGACAATACCGTCACGCCCAATGACAAGCAGCCCGGTGATAAGAATCAAGGCAACAAGCAACAGCAGAAGAATAACGTCAAAGCCGATGGCGCCAAGAAACTGGTCAAGACCGGTGCCGTTGTCGGTTCCCTACCGTTGTTCACGGTTGTTGTGGCACTCGCGGCCGCTATGCTGAGCGTTTTGGCTGCGAGCAGACGCAAAAATTAG